AGTGAATGTCACGTGGCAAGCACCGAAGTGAACATTCTCTGTTCTGGTTCAGACTATATATAATAGCTTTatgtctaaaatatatattctatcacaatgaatttttcccaaaaattaagaaaccttTTTTAAGCCATTTAAAGACAATGAAACGaacattttaaaacattttgaagaaaaaaagttcatatATTTAACTCAAAACCTAGCTTTGACTTTCAATTAAGAAACTAGCGGTATACTGTGTGGATCTTGTATATCAAATTATTTCTAAACGCACACGCATTACGGGCAAAGtttctaatatatatttaatttcgtCTACTTAGAAATGCTGCTCTTCACAAACTGATTTAAGCATTTAAGAATGCCTTGTTTTACAGCATAATGCATTCAAAccttgaaaattctttttcttcggcatatgtttataaaatttctttGTATTGTGTATTAGTTTCTAATAAAGTTGTTtcacttaatttttaaatgcaaTTTTGCTGCACGTAAACATATTTCCTACTCAAGTAATTTAGGTCATtttgaaaggggaaaaaaagagaagtggCTTCAAAAACTAGGGAACGCCACTTCACTTCATGTTCTAGCACATGTAATACACATATACACATACAAATGAAGTAGACAGTGAAGAGGTCTATGTAGGTAAATGCTCACCTTAAATTGTTCAAGCACTACTCCAAAACTGGAATTGCTCATATCAATTCCCACTAATTTCTTCGAACCAGGGGAAAATTCTATAATCTGATGAGCACATCCAGGCCATTCAAACCATCTAAGCTCCTTAGGAAGACATAAAGGACCTTGGAAAGAATCCTGTAGATTGCGCAAGATGAGCAATCTCAACCTCCTCATTTTTGTAAAAGCATCACGATGGATACGCATCTTTTTCCACTTAGGTAGCCTCAACACTATGGCTTTTACAGCACAATCTTCCTGCATATACAAGATTATTTAGGTCATACATATTATTAGTAATtaaagtcaaagaaaatgagCACAACTTTGATCGTAATCGTAATTCTTACCTTGTCATTGGACAGAACCTCCTCAACATCATCATACAACCATAGTCTGCTCCGTCTTCCAGGATCATCGCGACATTCTTGGTTCACAATATCCTCACCCATCAATTGAATTAAGTCATGCATTTCTAGGATGTCCGACTCAACTCTTATCAAGGACCTTTTAACAAGAATTTGAAATCCCACAGTTGTCTCAAGATCGCAACTTTCGAGAACTTTCTTTATATACTCTCTTGTGCAACCCCTAAAGAAGCAGGCAATGTGGAGAaagatttctttctcattttcatccAGTCCCTCGTAACTAATTTTGAGCACGTTATTAATGTTTTTGTTAGGACTCCTAGAAAGTTTCATTAGTGTACTTTCCCATACATCATCTGTTTCACCACATACTAAGGAACCCAACACCTCAAGTGCTAGAGGAAGACCATTAGCATAATTCAGAGCCCCATTTACTAGATCTTTTCTGATTTGGTGCGTCTGAGAAGCATGCTTACTAAGCAGCTCACAAGCTTGACTGTCATCTAGTGCTTCAACTTCATACACATGATCTCGATATATCCCCTGACGAGTCAGCACATGTTTGTCTCTTGTAGTAATAATGATCCTACTCCCATTACCAAACCACTTGCCTTCTCCTGCTAAAGCATTTAACTGGCGCAggtcatccacatcatcaaggatCAGGAGAACTTTCTTGCGACCAAGTCTGTGTTGTATTATATTAATACCTTGATCAACATTGGACACTTCCAATCTTTGCTGCAGTAATAATGtatcttttaataatatttcttgCAAAGTAACTAGATCCTTGCAACCTTTTGATGTGTCTCGAACATTTGCCAGAAAACATGAACCCTCAAATTGTCTAAAAGTAGAATTGTATAGGGCTTTCGCCAAGGTTGTCTTCCCTATACCTCCTTGTCCCCATAATCCCACCATCACAACAATATCATTAGATTCAAGGTTTAACATTGATTTTAGCATAACCACTTGAGATTCTATCCCAACCGGGTGCTTAGCAACATGCAAAGGCATTCGGTCAAGATGACGGGAGATCCGTTTCACAATTTCTTGTATAAGCTTCGACTCATCTCTGATAAAAACGGAAAAAGAAGTTATAGCATCGTTTTAGCAATTTGAATAAGCAATTACGAGCAATCACCGGCCAACAATAACAAAGTAGTGTGTCacatttttagataattacaGCCAAAACAATATATATTCCCCACTTAGTTGAATTAGAACTCCAAGACAACAAGCTCAGGCTTCAACTTTTAGTCAACCGATTCATGTATCTATCTACATAAGTGATTCATGTTCTTgattcacttcttttttttttactattaagCAAAAGGAGCTGTTTAGGACGAACTTTGAACGGCAATTAAGATTACGatccgaaaattattaaaaaacccTTAAGCACGATGTCATTCCCTTACACGGTCTGTATAGACTAATTATCCTGTATCAAGCGTTGCTAACTGCTTTATTCCTTCTGAAGAAGAAACGGGGTAAGTGCAATAACACTACTTAAACATTTTGTCCATTGGTTgattaaattttaatgttttatctttttcaactgagtttgtaaattttttagctGATAAAGTCCAAATGTCTTATTTCTATTACTGGAAAGAGCCACGTGTCCATTctatgatttttccttttttttggtcgagtcTATTTCATGGTTAGCCATGTGTGAGTAACGAGTTTAACACTAGgttgccaaaattgaaaatatgtctAACTCAATTGACCCAAACGAAATGCAAACAACTCAAATAGCCCACGAATGAAACGTTTAGAGCTTTTGTTATACTTTGAGGAGGGCAACAAGGATCCAAAAGAAAGAGCCATAGACCTTCCAAATGAAACGGGACTTAGCAACAGCCAAAAGCAGAATAATATTGTTCCCTGCTCAAAAATAGATGTTTTGTTTCCGTGCCGGTGAATTTCAATAAGTTCTTCAGTGCCAAAAATATTGTCAGTGGAAAAAGACTAAATTTATGAAATCACCAAATTCTTTTATAATTAGCAGATACCCAATTACTAACGtaccaaatttgattttcattacTTACGGCCTTCAATCTAATAACTTTTATATGGAATTACCACCATAAATTAGAGCTACTTACCAACTTTTGTCATATTAACAAAATACCTACTAGTTTGAGTTACCAACTTTTAATAATTACCAATGCtatttgttcttttaatttccCAACTTTTATATTGGATaaccaactctcatttgagttactcACAAAATCATTCTAAAAATTGCCAATATTAATTAGAGTGACTTACATATTTTTCTACCATTAAATTATCAACAAATTTTGAGaatcaattttcatttgaattactcgccaagtttatttttcttttaattatcaaCTTATCTTATATTTTGCCATATTTCTGTTAATCCTTTTAACTATATCTTAGATTTACCAACTCATGTAcgaaattactaactttaacTTAAGCAACTTAAGaatttttaggatttataaGATGAAGCATCTATACATATACGCATATACTCACAAAGTTCTAATCACGTGTGCGTTgattaactaatttatttatttttgtgaaaacaaTATTTATACTTACTTGTAAAGATTAGTTTCTTACACAAAATATGGACTCCACTCTACTTACCCGTCATTCAAAGGCCAACCGGACAAGCTACCGGCGTTGAAAAGAGCTTTCTCCCATCGCTTCACTTTCTCCGAATCCTCGCCAAACTTGGACTTGTGCTTATCCAAAGCTCTTTGATAACTCATTCTTCCCTTTCTCACTTCTCTTGGTTCCACTTTATAAAACACTGGCAGAACGGTGAGGTTCCTttgctccttgcactccataATCTTCGCCACCTCTTCCAAGCACCACTCTGAGGAAGCGTAGTCCTGAGAGAAAACGATTACTGCGATGTACGATTCTTCAATGGCCTCCATCAGCATCGGCGATATCTGGTCACCCTTTTTCAGTTCTTCGCTATCCCGGAAAGTGCGTATTCCATTCTGGTTTAAAGCTTGGTAGAGATGGCCGACGAAGTTGTGACGTATTTCTGCCCCTCTGAAACTTAAGAAGACGTCGTGAATCTTTTCGAGTTTCAATGAAGAAGCCATTGAATAATGGAGTTTAACAATTGGCAACAATTGTGAGCTAAAGATTTGAAGCCGTGTTATCTAGGGGTAATCGGGTCCACGATGGGTAGGTTCCAAACATGGATCCTATACCAGACCTTGTTTGCACTAGACCCTATTTTGTAACCACCATGTTTGGTCCGATTCGAGGGTCAACCCTGTTTCCACTTAAACCTATTTTACAACCGCCTGATATCCTATACGGCttcgaattttacattaatatgcgagaaaacaacataattctcctaatttgtattgaaacattaagcaccaAATAATGTAGTTCTGCAACCGCATAATCAACAACATGGAAATCCACACCCCATTAGTTTATATGTCCTCTAGAGCATGTAGTTGTAATAATGTCCAAATGCTCTATTTGTGCTGACCAATAGAGCAAGACAATCCCAGAGTCCAACAAAATTATGGAAGATCAGACCAAGTTTTTAATTCTTCAAGGGTGCAAGCTGTCCAGAGACCTTGAATCGAACCTACCAACTTCAGCAAACCAGCCCCAGATAAGCGCAACCGAGACCTGCGAGGAAATCATAAGAATCTTCACACCAGCTTTGGAAAAATTGATGATAAACATGAACCGTAAGGAATCAACTGAAGTTCATCAAAGTTGCTTTCTCAGGATATTCCTAACATACCTACTCCAAAAACTGTATATAAAGATACGTATGGTGATTAGATAATGTCTGTGAtttatatatcatcatcaacCCTGCGCTTGCGTGATGGAGGAgataggttttctttttggtcgaatgGAGGAGATAGGTTAAGCATGAAGAGTTTGCACGTGGaacttgcatggcttcaatatGCACACATAGCTAAAATACAAAGTGTAGTTTccttgactctctctctctctcactgagCTACACAAACATTTGGTTCAATAATAAACTATCCCCAGGTACTTCCCAAAAACACAGACCCACCACTAAAGGTCCAAAAAAAAGCATATTTCCCAGATTTTACAAGAGTGTCGTATGAGAATTTGAGCACCCACAGGATCCTCGTCGTCATATATTTCTTTGGGTTATTCCACATGATAGAGATACAACCACAACCGTATCCCTAAATTCTCATCCTCTTTGTTTTGTCTCTAAGCTTTAACACTTATGGTTTCTGAGGCCTCGTAAAATGTTGCTCATTGGGTCTCTCaccagtctctctctccctcttctctctcaaCAGAACGATTGTATATTTTAGCTCAGTAACATACAACCGCAAAGCCTAGATCAGCCAATCCTTCGGAACCGAACCTCCGTCCCTCCCAAAAAAGCAAAGGGAGAAAGGgtttgccaaaaaaattcaatttcggACTCACCTCGCTCTGGAATAGCTGTGTCGGAGTGGGCGAGCTGCGAAAGAGAGGCGATGGTGGCGAGTCTGGGCCTAGCGACAAGAAGACGAGAGGCGACAACGAGTTGGGTTGCGTTCCTGCGGCGCACCAACAAGAGGCGAACCGGCTAAGTAACGACGATGGTAGCGATTGGCGAGGGTGCGCTGGATCTAGGGTTGCTGCGTATAGAGGGTTCCTGCGAATCGCAGGCtgcgattgagagagagagagagagaggggtcagTAGGCTTGGGGgcgccttttttctttttaaactaTATCTAAAAACCGGTTCACGGGTGAGTCTTCACTGGAaacccggaaccggaccggttccaaCCGGTTCTAAAAAACTGGAACCGGTTCTATCAGGAACCGCTTCGCAGCCCTGTTTTTCGGATGGTTCGATCTGGGTTCCGGGTAAATCCGATCAGGTTGCACATCCCTAATATTGGGTATGTGATATGTAGGTGAGATTTCAGTTTTTCCCACTCAAAGCATCAATTATAGGACGAGATTCAAAATGGTCAATCACTCCAACCGTCCCACTATCTACGTCACGTGCAAAATATGCGTAGTTGTCCTAGAGATAGCGTACCTGTGGAAAAGTGAACGGAATTATTGTCTACACGCAATAAAATACAAATGAAATTTTTCAATGACTGAACAGATGCTCCAAATGCtagttaaaatgaaaaatagcaGATACACACggggaattttttaatttacaaacTTCAAAATGTACCAGAAAAATAAGCATCTCTGATGTACCTAATAGTATGATATTAAATCATGCCATGAGGAAAGGACATATGATTAACTGATTATACAAAAGCCTATAACGTAGTCATTAGACTTAGAATGATAAGCTATGAAGCCACTAGTCACCTTTTGATGATCATAAAGTTATTGCTGCACAACAGGGATGGAATAGATCAACAGAAGTAACTTGAACATCTTTCTTGAGGATGCACTCAATGTGCTTTTCCAAATACGCCTTCATTAATTTCTTAATCTCTAATCAACCCCCAAATCACCCTAAAAAAACACTACGCTTGAAATAACCCCCATATCCGAGATAGTACCTTAATAATAGTTGTGGGTGGAAGGGTTAATGGATATGGTTGGTGAATAAAGAAGTAACCGATGTCAGGAAGCATTgctatcttctttttcttgaatttacaAGGTTCTTGACTATCTGGCAAGGCATGTATATCAATGGAAATTCTTGAAAGAactgaaaaaatggaaatgaaggaAGCTGGGCATTCTCTTAACAGTGTAGTGTTTGCTAGTTTTCCTACCCGCATCTCTTTGCTCCAATTTAATTATGTGAGAAGAGTGAATAACATAAATGTTAGTATGGCTGAGAACAAAGGCTTGAACTATGGCAGATCAAgtaatataataggtttatgattttcttttttttgtaattttttctaatttctccatGAGTATTGCATAAGTTATCTACCATGtgcatttcttttactttattatgAGAGATTAGACAGCGCATGACTATGTTAAGGATGTGTCTAGTAGTttttaccctctctctcttctttttttattttaaaaaaaaaaaatttgcagtgCGCACTATTACTCATGTTAACTAATTTTTACTTATTCAAGCCCCAGATCACTCAATTATCTAAGCAATCGAAATCTACTTCTATTCTAACAAAGAAGTGGAACCAAAAATGTAAAACATAGCCGGGACAACATCAAGGGATGATGGAATTGGGGTTAGTTGAGGTGATGGTCATAGTGGAGGCGATGGTCGAGTTCATGTTTTGGGGACCCTCATGAAAATTGAAGCCGACGCCAAGGATAAATGGATCGTGAAAGTTGCTTTCTCCCAATTAGACCTGTTAAAATGcctcataaatccattttttgaCCCATATGGATGTTAAATAAGTtaatatatgatataataatattaagtaaataagtcataaataaGTGTCAAGTGGATCCTTGTAACGGGACTCACCCGATCGACGAAGAACCGCTAGGCAAAAGTCTCGCCAGGCCGAATGGGGTGCGTCGAAGCCCCACCAATCTGCAAAAACCCAACCCCAACATCATCAGTCATCGTCCCCACATGGACTGAACACCTTCACGATACATGCTTCTTGATGTCTTCGTTACTTACCGGTCTCACTCCGTCGATCTGGATCGTGAGGTCCTCCTTCCCCAACCCGTTGGTGACCTCGATGACGAGCAGGTCTCCTTGATAAGCCGATATGGTCGGGCCGGGAGTTCGTCCGTTTATGGTGACGTACAGCTTCCGGGAGCCCCCTGGTGGCGTGAGCTCGTACTTCGCTACCCACCTGTAGCGTCGTGCCGTGTCCTCCGCCCCCAAAGGCATTGTCGTCAGTACCAGAATGCAAAGCAACCCCACAAGTAATGGAGCCATCTTTTGCGCATCCATATCgaagaggcagagagagagagagagggagagatttgGAATTTTATTGTACGGCCAGCGGATGGCGAGGGCGTTTATAATGGAGACAGGGAGGGAAGTTGGAACCCAATCGTGATGATGTGGAATTACGGGACAGCGAGCGGAAATGGAGAGGGCGTTTATATTAATGGAGAGACGGGAGGAAATTGGAACCGAATCGTGATGACGTGGAATTACATGATACGACGAGCGGATGGAGAAGGCGTTTATAATAATGGAGAGACGGAGGGAAATTGGAATCGAATTGTGATGATGTGTGAAGTTTACAAGCCTTTATTAGAACTGGCACGAATAAGGTTGCGTGCGTAATTCGACATCTCCTTCCACACGAGCCCCCCGCTACTCCATTGGCTAGAATGATGTTGTGGGTAGTCATCTCTACTAGGATTAGTAAGCATGCCATGAACGGTGGCACGACTTAAACCACATATCGACATGGTGCACCAAGACTAAGAATATGTCGAATCCACTCAACTAAACATAATACTGAGAAACGAAGAAGTGAAAGTGCTCGAGGTGCCCGCAGAATGATGTGCCAATAACGGTGAAGGAGATGAAACAGAAAGCGATTTGGTTCGCCCAGTTGATGTATTTCTGTCAGCTTGAATTACCTGGTTAATGGAGTGATCGTAGGCGTCTTTGCACATAATCGGATCTACCTTATATATAACAATATGCTCTTTAATTCGACACGATAGAATACTTCCATGACCCCGAAATCGCCACCGGCAAGGCCAATAACAATATTAGCTTGTG
Above is a window of Eucalyptus grandis isolate ANBG69807.140 chromosome 9, ASM1654582v1, whole genome shotgun sequence DNA encoding:
- the LOC104417998 gene encoding disease resistance protein RUN1; translation: MASSLKLEKIHDVFLSFRGAEIRHNFVGHLYQALNQNGIRTFRDSEELKKGDQISPMLMEAIEESYIAVIVFSQDYASSEWCLEEVAKIMECKEQRNLTVLPVFYKVEPREVRKGRMSYQRALDKHKSKFGEDSEKVKRWEKALFNAGSLSGWPLNDGDESKLIQEIVKRISRHLDRMPLHVAKHPVGIESQVVMLKSMLNLESNDIVVMVGLWGQGGIGKTTLAKALYNSTFRQFEGSCFLANVRDTSKGCKDLVTLQEILLKDTLLLQQRLEVSNVDQGINIIQHRLGRKKVLLILDDVDDLRQLNALAGEGKWFGNGSRIIITTRDKHVLTRQGIYRDHVYEVEALDDSQACELLSKHASQTHQIRKDLVNGALNYANGLPLALEVLGSLVCGETDDVWESTLMKLSRSPNKNINNVLKISYEGLDENEKEIFLHIACFFRGCTREYIKKVLESCDLETTVGFQILVKRSLIRVESDILEMHDLIQLMGEDIVNQECRDDPGRRSRLWLYDDVEEVLSNDKEDCAVKAIVLRLPKWKKMRIHRDAFTKMRRLRLLILRNLQDSFQGPLCLPKELRWFEWPGCAHQIIEFSPGSKKLVGIDMSNSSFGVVLEQFKDFRQLKYINFSYCESLIRIPDLSCTPHLEELVLSSCKNMVEAHESIGYLEKLWKLRLDGCSQLGVFPHVLKTKRIQRLNLTDCKNLERFPHIPHKLESLTLLSLRGTAIKELPSSIENLVSLKILILSDCKDLISLPSSIYKLHNIEELELSDCTSFIRFPKYDDSADPSMKVVLPSLKFLDLAGSGLTELEFLENHSCCPKLSNLSLTKTKITSVPTSIFEHKHFEVLYLPSHISRPDRYKIPNSYSFLSDGISFVEMIFKYPYRAVYDVSFPEAKFPEWVLPIENGFVSFRASRDLCNKFLGFVICAVHSTDEQDHGSQSYHIESKVNGQMLWKHEWTPVKNHTSFLLFIRRRWNTVNFGQIYGSHEQFSFKVSGGVPKKCGFRIMCEPLEEDLKVKLEDLMDPALLFEYGHESTYSKAMGPLMHGTIKADIQNDLQDCPATLLSASRQLVSI